A region from the Pseudomonas sp. KU26590 genome encodes:
- a CDS encoding glycosyltransferase: MKVMLLVMDEQRVILDGLYDTVRQHCDDCVIFRLSKQQQLNLGPFLASVDYQRYDRVVIFSRVKRLARQRAVLKCIPGLIFLEHDAYQNYMAASKYHGMYSRLYRQLPWSRALVSGAVVARRMRGEGLDAVFVSKGYDQEMLRNLGQSRDIAVGFLGSLKSREYSQRKQLMENLAQRAGVLVTRTASGAEYLETLNRIRIFVSADIGMGEFMIKNFEAMACGCVLLAWSQGEEDDLLGFEEGRNVMFYRSEDEAVEKIRLLQSDPDLAARIAGEGQTFAEERYAFGRVGRDLADEIQRPMRPWQRPSALTRAWVKWRHGMQVPA; encoded by the coding sequence ATGAAAGTCATGTTACTGGTGATGGATGAGCAGCGCGTCATACTCGACGGCTTGTACGACACCGTGCGGCAGCATTGTGACGACTGCGTCATTTTTCGCCTGAGCAAGCAACAGCAACTGAATCTCGGGCCGTTTCTGGCCTCGGTCGATTATCAGCGCTACGACCGGGTGGTGATCTTCTCCCGGGTCAAACGGCTTGCTCGCCAGCGCGCGGTGCTCAAGTGCATTCCGGGGCTGATCTTTCTTGAGCACGATGCGTATCAGAACTACATGGCCGCCAGCAAATACCACGGCATGTATTCACGCCTGTACCGGCAGCTGCCGTGGAGTCGTGCGCTGGTTTCCGGCGCGGTGGTCGCGCGGCGCATGCGCGGCGAAGGCCTGGACGCGGTGTTCGTGTCCAAGGGCTATGACCAGGAAATGCTGCGCAACCTCGGTCAGTCTCGGGACATTGCGGTGGGCTTCCTCGGCAGCCTGAAGAGCCGCGAATATTCACAGCGTAAACAGCTGATGGAAAACCTCGCGCAGCGTGCTGGTGTGCTGGTGACGCGCACGGCCTCCGGCGCCGAATACCTTGAAACCCTCAATCGCATCAGGATTTTCGTCAGCGCCGATATTGGCATGGGCGAGTTCATGATCAAGAATTTTGAAGCCATGGCCTGCGGTTGCGTGCTCCTCGCGTGGAGTCAGGGTGAAGAGGACGATCTGCTGGGTTTCGAGGAGGGGCGCAACGTCATGTTCTACCGCTCCGAAGACGAAGCCGTCGAGAAGATCCGCCTGCTGCAGAGCGACCCTGATCTTGCCGCGCGCATTGCGGGCGAGGGGCAAACATTCGCCGAAGAGCGCTATGCCTTTGGCCGCGTGGGCCGCGATCTGGCCGACGAAATTCAGCGGCCAATGCGTCCGTGGCAGCGTCCGTCGGCGCTGACCCGTGCCTGGGTCAAATGGCGCCATGGCATGCAGGTGCCGGCCTGA
- the hldE gene encoding bifunctional D-glycero-beta-D-manno-heptose-7-phosphate kinase/D-glycero-beta-D-manno-heptose 1-phosphate adenylyltransferase HldE, giving the protein MKLSMPRFDQAQVLVVGDVMLDRYWHGGTSRISPEAPVPVVKVDQIEDRPGGAANVALNIAALGAKASLVGVTGTDEAADSLSNSLKAAGVTASFQRIAHQPTIVKLRVMSRHQQLLRIDFEEPFATDPEALSREVDAMLDGIKVLVLSDYGKGALKNHQVLIKAARDRGIPVLADPKGKDFAIYRGASLITPNLSEFEAVVGHCVDEAELVAKGASLMKDLDLGALLVTRGEHGMTLLRPDQPTLHLPARAREVFDVTGAGDTVISTLAAAIASGEELPHAVALANLAAGIVVGKLGTAAISAPELRRAIQRAEGSERGVLTLDQLLLAIDDARAHNETIVFTNGCFDILHAGHVTYLEQARAQGDRLIVAVNDDASVSRLKGPGRPINSVDRRMAVLAGLGAVDWVISFPEGTPENLLAHVHPDVLVKGGDYSVDQVVGADIVASYGGTVKVLGLVANSSTTAIVDKIRSQD; this is encoded by the coding sequence ATGAAGTTGTCCATGCCGCGTTTTGATCAGGCTCAAGTGTTAGTTGTCGGCGACGTCATGCTCGACCGCTACTGGCACGGTGGCACTTCCAGAATCTCCCCTGAAGCGCCGGTTCCGGTGGTCAAAGTCGACCAGATCGAAGACCGTCCGGGTGGCGCGGCCAACGTGGCGTTGAACATTGCAGCGCTGGGCGCCAAGGCGTCACTGGTCGGCGTCACCGGCACCGACGAAGCCGCCGACAGCCTGAGCAACAGCCTCAAGGCGGCCGGCGTCACCGCCAGTTTCCAGCGCATCGCCCATCAGCCAACCATCGTTAAATTGCGCGTCATGAGCCGGCACCAACAGCTCCTGCGTATCGACTTCGAAGAACCCTTTGCCACTGACCCCGAGGCCCTGAGCCGCGAGGTCGATGCCATGCTCGACGGTATCAAGGTGCTGGTCCTGTCCGACTACGGCAAAGGCGCGCTGAAGAACCATCAAGTCCTGATCAAAGCCGCCCGGGATCGTGGCATTCCCGTGCTCGCCGACCCGAAGGGCAAAGACTTCGCGATCTATCGTGGCGCCAGCCTGATCACGCCCAACCTCAGTGAATTCGAAGCCGTCGTCGGCCATTGCGTCGATGAGGCAGAGTTGGTCGCCAAAGGCGCTTCGCTGATGAAGGACCTCGATCTCGGTGCGTTGCTGGTCACCCGTGGCGAACACGGCATGACCCTGCTGCGTCCGGATCAGCCAACGCTGCACCTTCCGGCCCGCGCGCGGGAAGTGTTCGACGTCACGGGTGCTGGCGACACAGTTATTTCCACGTTGGCAGCGGCCATTGCATCGGGTGAGGAATTGCCGCACGCGGTCGCGCTGGCGAACCTTGCGGCGGGCATCGTCGTGGGCAAGCTCGGCACCGCCGCGATCAGCGCGCCCGAGTTGCGTCGCGCCATCCAGCGTGCCGAAGGTTCCGAGCGCGGTGTGCTGACCCTCGATCAGTTGCTGCTGGCCATTGACGATGCCCGTGCCCACAACGAAACCATCGTGTTCACCAATGGCTGCTTCGACATTTTGCACGCCGGCCATGTCACCTACCTGGAACAGGCCCGCGCGCAGGGCGACCGGCTGATCGTGGCGGTCAACGACGACGCGTCGGTGAGTCGCCTCAAAGGCCCGGGCCGCCCGATCAACAGCGTGGATCGGCGCATGGCCGTGCTGGCCGGTCTGGGCGCAGTGGACTGGGTCATCAGCTTCCCGGAAGGCACCCCGGAAAACCTCTTGGCCCATGTGCATCCGGACGTGCTGGTGAAGGGCGGAGACTACTCGGTTGACCAGGTCGTCGGCGCTGACATCGTCGCCTCTTATGGCGGTACCGTGAAAGTACTGGGGCTGGTCGCCAACAGTTCAACGACAGCCATCGTCGACAAGATCCGCAGTCAGGACTGA
- a CDS encoding PIG-L deacetylase family protein: MSGRKQQLLKRHRRNKRLALIIGLVLLIGIGIWVAWWLVPLLIVAAWVAHEAWFSDHLFYSPKSDYHYQFPDAAQAQRVSVVNGMLELSEPLAEGETLMLELDLRSTWLGRWLDPYVLAGDDRQDFERGFAGRRYVNLTGQRDVVADSTLRLKGGFCRIANAGCLYVLSNPDYRQQRLMILAPHADDAELAAFGLYSQAADCSIVTVTQGEIEAERYEQLGLNRADAARLKGRLRTWDSLAIPLWGGVPQSQCVQLGYYCLQLPAMAQSPDQPFGSRDSSETDIRSARQHNPLPLPGDQDGAPTWNNLVADLAALIDACRPDVIVMPHPELDPHADHIATTQALYAAVSRSAHTPEVALFYANHLHDNDRWPMGLAGKGVALPPFVEAPSVDQIWSTSLGADVQLDKAMALAMQHDLQGSPPLKKRLRRQIQRWLAGREWPLTGDDEFFRKAVRRHEVFWVRRFPRP, translated from the coding sequence ATGTCCGGGCGCAAGCAGCAGCTTCTGAAACGACATCGGCGCAACAAGCGTCTGGCGCTGATCATCGGTCTGGTGCTGCTGATCGGCATTGGCATCTGGGTCGCGTGGTGGTTGGTGCCTCTGCTGATCGTGGCCGCCTGGGTGGCCCATGAAGCCTGGTTCTCCGACCATCTTTTTTATTCGCCCAAGAGCGATTACCACTATCAGTTTCCCGACGCGGCTCAGGCGCAGCGTGTTTCCGTCGTCAACGGCATGCTGGAACTGAGCGAGCCGTTGGCCGAAGGCGAAACGCTGATGCTGGAGCTCGACCTGCGCAGCACCTGGCTCGGTCGCTGGCTGGACCCGTACGTGTTGGCAGGCGACGACCGCCAGGATTTCGAACGAGGGTTTGCCGGGCGTCGCTACGTGAACCTGACCGGTCAGCGCGACGTGGTCGCTGACAGCACGCTGCGCCTCAAGGGTGGGTTCTGCCGCATCGCCAATGCCGGCTGTTTGTACGTGCTGAGCAATCCGGATTACCGCCAGCAACGGTTGATGATCCTCGCGCCCCACGCCGACGACGCCGAGCTGGCAGCGTTTGGCCTGTACAGCCAGGCGGCGGATTGCAGCATCGTCACCGTGACTCAGGGCGAAATCGAGGCCGAGCGCTACGAACAGCTGGGGCTGAACCGCGCCGATGCTGCGCGACTCAAGGGGCGCTTGCGTACGTGGGACAGTCTGGCGATTCCGTTGTGGGGCGGTGTGCCGCAGAGTCAGTGCGTGCAATTGGGCTACTACTGCCTGCAACTGCCGGCCATGGCCCAGTCGCCGGATCAGCCGTTTGGTTCTCGCGACTCTTCAGAGACCGACATTCGCAGTGCGCGGCAGCACAATCCGTTGCCGTTGCCAGGGGATCAGGACGGGGCGCCTACCTGGAACAATCTTGTCGCCGATCTCGCGGCGCTGATCGATGCCTGTCGCCCGGACGTCATTGTCATGCCGCACCCCGAGCTCGATCCCCACGCCGACCACATCGCCACGACCCAAGCGTTATATGCGGCAGTCAGCAGAAGCGCGCACACGCCCGAGGTGGCGCTGTTCTACGCCAATCATCTGCACGACAACGACCGCTGGCCCATGGGGCTGGCCGGTAAAGGTGTCGCGCTGCCGCCGTTTGTTGAAGCGCCCTCGGTTGATCAGATCTGGAGCACGTCGCTCGGTGCGGACGTGCAACTTGATAAGGCCATGGCCCTGGCGATGCAGCATGACCTGCAGGGATCACCACCCCTGAAGAAGCGCCTGCGCCGGCAGATTCAACGCTGGCTGGCCGGTCGCGAATGGCCGCTGACGGGAGACGACGAATTCTTCCGCAAGGCCGTTCGACGTCACGAGGTGTTCTGGGTCCGCCGCTTTCCGCGCCCGTAG
- a CDS encoding GNAT family N-acetyltransferase — protein sequence MLSHLRAWRERGWTPIDATTYATAWQQFGGSVATHPQVIERLAGLADIPVRYLGWLQDDNVVAAVACWDRDLALAKKVLKQRDRRVFDLGNAEIILPIAPGVKVPVRQRMSYVSELNAGQIDTLKPQAESLAIARAPEDYSKKFRYNQRREQRLLEEAGGVLQPMLDFTSEEQARIYSGLFHARWGFDVPGKDHLAKVFELMREFMTGSMILLEGKPIAAQVLYRVESPQWVSVEYINGGVDPAHQALSAGSVLSFVNTQNAWADARALNKPLRYSFGRSDREYKDRWCQTVPVYKVG from the coding sequence ATGCTGAGTCACTTGCGCGCATGGCGTGAGCGAGGCTGGACCCCGATCGATGCAACGACCTACGCCACCGCGTGGCAGCAGTTCGGCGGCAGCGTTGCGACACACCCGCAAGTGATCGAGCGTCTGGCCGGGCTTGCGGATATTCCGGTGCGTTACCTGGGGTGGCTGCAAGACGACAACGTTGTCGCTGCGGTTGCCTGCTGGGACCGGGATCTGGCGCTGGCCAAGAAAGTGCTCAAGCAGCGTGATCGGCGGGTCTTCGATCTGGGTAACGCGGAAATCATCCTGCCGATAGCGCCCGGCGTGAAGGTGCCGGTGCGCCAGCGCATGAGCTATGTGTCGGAGTTGAACGCCGGCCAGATCGACACGCTCAAGCCGCAAGCCGAAAGCCTGGCGATCGCCCGTGCGCCCGAGGACTATTCCAAGAAATTCCGCTACAACCAGCGCCGCGAGCAGCGTTTGCTTGAGGAGGCGGGCGGGGTCCTGCAGCCGATGCTGGACTTCACGTCCGAGGAACAAGCCCGCATTTATTCAGGCCTGTTTCATGCCCGCTGGGGCTTCGACGTGCCGGGCAAGGATCACCTGGCCAAGGTGTTCGAGCTGATGCGAGAGTTCATGACCGGCTCGATGATCCTTCTGGAGGGCAAGCCTATTGCCGCTCAGGTGCTGTACAGGGTCGAGTCGCCACAGTGGGTGTCGGTCGAATACATCAACGGCGGTGTCGATCCAGCCCATCAGGCGCTGAGCGCCGGCAGCGTGCTGAGCTTCGTCAACACCCAGAACGCCTGGGCTGACGCGAGGGCGCTGAACAAGCCATTGCGCTATTCCTTCGGCCGCTCTGATCGCGAATACAAAGACCGCTGGTGCCAGACGGTGCCTGTCTACAAGGTTGGATGA
- the msbA gene encoding lipid A export permease/ATP-binding protein MsbA: MSSPDPQAKTTLAIYFRLLTYVRPYIGLFCLSIVGFLIFASTQPMLAYILKYFVDGLSNPEASLFPGNPYIGHLQLLQAVPLMIVLIAAWQGAGSYLGNFFLARVSLGLVHDLRVVLFNKLLTLPNRFFDNSNSGHLISRITFNVTMVTGAATDAIKVVIREGMTVIFLFGALLWMNWRLTLVMLAILPLIAVMVNSTSKKFRKQSKKIQVAMGDVTHVASETIHGYRVVRSFGGEDYEQDRFEKASRSNTKKQLAMTKTGAVYTPMLQLVTYSGMAVVMFLVLYLRGDSSAGDLVAYITMAGLLPKPIRQLSEVSSTIQKGVAGAESIFEQLDEPPEQDLGTLERDKVSGRLEVKNLTFTYPGTEKRVLDDVSFVAEAGQMVALVGRSGSGKSTLASLIPRFYDHLQGQILLDGVETQDYTLRSLRRQIALVNQNVTLFNDTIANNIAYGDLAGVPLEEIKKASADAYSDEFIDKLPQQYQTLVGENGVLLSGGQRQRLAIARALLKNAPLLILDEATSALDTESERHIQKALEKVMQGRTTLVIAHRLTTIEKADVILVMDEGRIVERGSHDELLGKNGYYTRLHAKQFEETEPAEIDRAVDAC, encoded by the coding sequence ATGAGCAGTCCTGATCCTCAAGCTAAAACGACCCTGGCGATTTACTTTCGTCTGTTGACCTATGTGCGGCCGTATATAGGCCTTTTCTGCTTGAGCATTGTCGGCTTTCTTATCTTTGCTTCCACCCAGCCGATGCTCGCCTACATCCTCAAATACTTCGTGGATGGCCTGTCCAATCCCGAAGCCAGCCTGTTCCCCGGCAACCCTTATATTGGCCACCTGCAATTGCTGCAGGCGGTGCCGCTGATGATCGTGCTGATCGCGGCGTGGCAAGGCGCCGGCTCGTATCTGGGCAACTTCTTCCTGGCCCGCGTCTCCCTCGGGCTGGTGCATGACTTGCGTGTCGTGCTGTTCAACAAATTGCTCACGCTGCCCAATCGCTTTTTCGACAACAGCAACTCCGGGCACCTGATCTCGCGCATTACCTTCAACGTGACCATGGTCACCGGCGCTGCCACGGATGCGATCAAGGTCGTGATTCGCGAAGGCATGACGGTCATCTTTCTGTTCGGCGCGCTGCTGTGGATGAACTGGAGACTGACCCTGGTGATGCTGGCGATATTGCCGCTCATCGCCGTCATGGTGAACAGCACCAGCAAGAAGTTTCGCAAGCAGAGCAAGAAGATTCAGGTGGCCATGGGCGACGTCACCCACGTGGCCTCCGAAACCATTCACGGCTATCGCGTGGTCCGCAGCTTCGGCGGTGAAGATTACGAACAGGACCGCTTCGAAAAGGCCAGCCGCAGCAACACCAAAAAGCAGCTGGCGATGACCAAGACCGGCGCGGTTTACACCCCGATGCTGCAATTGGTGACCTACAGCGGCATGGCCGTTGTGATGTTCCTTGTCCTTTATTTGCGCGGCGATTCCTCGGCCGGCGATCTGGTGGCCTACATCACCATGGCCGGCCTGCTGCCCAAGCCGATCCGTCAGTTGTCCGAAGTCAGCTCCACCATCCAGAAAGGCGTCGCCGGTGCTGAAAGCATTTTCGAACAGCTGGACGAGCCGCCCGAGCAGGACCTGGGGACCCTGGAGCGCGACAAGGTTTCGGGCCGTCTGGAGGTCAAGAACCTCACGTTCACCTACCCGGGCACGGAAAAACGCGTGCTGGACGACGTAAGTTTTGTCGCCGAAGCCGGCCAGATGGTCGCGCTGGTGGGCCGCTCCGGCAGCGGCAAATCCACCTTGGCCAGCCTGATTCCGCGTTTCTATGATCACCTGCAGGGCCAGATCCTCCTTGATGGCGTCGAGACTCAGGACTACACCCTGCGCAGCCTGCGCCGCCAGATTGCGCTGGTGAATCAGAACGTCACGCTGTTCAACGACACCATCGCCAACAACATCGCGTATGGCGATCTGGCAGGTGTGCCGCTGGAAGAAATCAAGAAGGCCTCGGCCGATGCCTACTCCGACGAGTTCATCGACAAGTTGCCTCAGCAGTACCAGACCCTCGTCGGCGAGAATGGCGTGCTGCTGTCCGGCGGCCAGCGTCAGCGCTTGGCAATTGCTCGCGCGCTGCTGAAAAACGCGCCGCTGCTGATTCTCGACGAAGCGACTTCGGCGCTGGATACCGAATCCGAGCGCCACATCCAGAAGGCACTGGAAAAAGTCATGCAGGGCCGTACCACGCTGGTGATCGCCCACCGCCTGACCACCATCGAAAAAGCCGATGTCATTCTGGTGATGGACGAAGGCCGTATCGTTGAGCGCGGCTCCCATGACGAGTTGCTCGGGAAAAACGGTTACTACACGCGCCTGCACGCCAAGCAGTTCGAAGAAACCGAGCCTGCCGAAATCGACCGGGCAGTCGATGCATGCTGA
- a CDS encoding toluene tolerance protein, which translates to MQSMEHSAYLALRENATVLEADGSGDKVLLLEDGTILKLFRRKRLISSALLFPYAQRFADNIDALKKRAIPCPDVIATYRIASISRDGVRYTPLPGLTIRQVLKERGDSTPLHAEIGAFIASLHQKGVYFRSLHLGNVVLTPADELGLIDIADLRCQKLALSDSKRLRNFAHLLRYEQDKQWLLGSDQGAAFLQGYAQGLPTDRRSRMTERLHLLLTAPIDR; encoded by the coding sequence ATGCAGTCAATGGAACACAGCGCCTATCTGGCCTTGCGAGAAAATGCCACCGTGCTCGAAGCGGACGGATCAGGGGACAAGGTTCTGTTGCTTGAAGACGGCACCATTCTCAAACTGTTCCGCCGCAAGCGCCTGATCAGCTCGGCCTTGCTGTTTCCTTACGCGCAACGCTTCGCCGACAACATCGACGCCCTCAAAAAGCGCGCCATTCCCTGCCCCGATGTCATCGCCACCTACCGAATTGCCAGCATCAGCCGCGACGGCGTGCGCTACACACCGCTGCCCGGATTGACCATCCGCCAGGTGCTGAAAGAGCGCGGTGACAGCACGCCGCTGCACGCTGAAATAGGCGCATTTATCGCGAGTTTGCACCAGAAGGGCGTGTATTTCCGCTCACTGCATCTGGGCAACGTTGTGCTCACGCCGGCCGATGAACTTGGATTGATCGACATCGCGGACCTGCGCTGCCAGAAACTGGCGTTGAGTGACAGCAAGCGCTTGCGCAACTTCGCCCACTTGTTACGTTACGAACAGGACAAGCAGTGGCTGCTTGGCAGTGATCAGGGAGCGGCGTTTTTGCAGGGCTACGCCCAGGGCTTGCCGACTGACAGGCGGTCCAGAATGACCGAGCGCCTGCACCTGCTGCTGACCGCCCCTATCGACCGATAG
- a CDS encoding glycosyltransferase family 2 protein, which translates to MTETLISVVIPAYNYAHSLRRAVKSVLAQIHDAAADLLVIDDGSTDGTSEVLARLSAENPGRFRVLHKPNGGLSSVRNRGIEETTGRYLVFLDADDEMAPGALAGLASHIARHPDTHLVIGAHWSVFADGRRSLQAAKPLPATARQRVKGYLLDKTLSISNGACAMHRDVFAPGNYPERLRNVEDLPVFAQVLGRFPCTVLDQPLAFIYKHSDSMRHDLRQSLAAGTVQVVCEVFSAQRMPVEFHDLRQAFMAQRCLSLFRDCYSHGEYTLARKFYLMALKAHWRTFARWSYTRKALRSLFR; encoded by the coding sequence TTGACTGAAACACTGATCAGCGTTGTGATTCCCGCATACAACTATGCCCATTCCCTGCGTCGCGCAGTGAAATCGGTATTGGCGCAAATCCATGACGCTGCTGCTGATCTGTTGGTGATAGATGACGGTTCAACCGACGGTACATCAGAGGTGCTCGCGAGGCTTTCGGCTGAGAACCCCGGGCGCTTTCGGGTGCTGCACAAGCCCAACGGTGGCTTGTCATCAGTGCGCAATCGCGGCATAGAGGAAACCACAGGTCGATACCTCGTGTTTCTTGACGCAGACGATGAAATGGCGCCGGGCGCACTGGCGGGGCTCGCCAGTCATATCGCACGCCATCCCGACACTCATTTAGTGATTGGTGCGCACTGGTCGGTTTTCGCCGATGGCCGACGCAGTTTGCAGGCAGCCAAGCCGCTACCGGCGACTGCACGACAGAGAGTCAAAGGCTACTTGCTGGACAAGACCCTCTCCATTTCAAACGGTGCCTGTGCCATGCACCGCGACGTGTTTGCGCCGGGTAATTATCCTGAGCGTCTGCGTAATGTCGAAGATCTTCCTGTCTTCGCTCAGGTCCTGGGGCGCTTTCCTTGCACGGTGCTGGATCAGCCGCTGGCGTTCATTTACAAGCACTCCGACAGCATGCGTCATGACTTGCGCCAGAGCCTTGCGGCCGGCACGGTGCAAGTGGTGTGCGAGGTGTTCTCGGCCCAGCGCATGCCCGTTGAGTTTCATGACCTGCGCCAGGCATTCATGGCGCAGCGTTGCCTCTCATTGTTTCGTGATTGTTATTCCCACGGCGAGTACACACTGGCCAGGAAGTTTTATTTGATGGCGTTGAAGGCGCACTGGCGCACGTTCGCGCGCTGGTCATACACACGCAAAGCTCTGCGTTCGTTGTTTCGATAA